TCACTTTGACATACATAAGCTGGTCGCTGTGGGCCAGCACTTTCCGGGTGGTATTACTGTCAACGATATCAATTTGAATATCTTGGTCATTAAAAAACATGGATCATTCCTCCTCTTTTTAAGCACAATTGATTTAGATGAGTTATTTTGAAAAAATTCATAAATCGGTTTAGTTTAAAACCAGCGAAAAATAAGCCAAAGTACTCCGGAAAGGGTAGTAAAGTCGGGATCGGCGAACGTTACCCCTTCGGCACCCAAAAAAGAAAAGAGCGGCAAGGTGAGAGCTGGTAGCAGACAGAGCAAGAATCCATTAAGACAACTGGAAATAACAGCTCCTCTAAAACCACCGCTGGAATTGCCGAATATCGCGGCTGCACCACCAGCGAGGAAGCAGGCCATGATCCCTGGCACAATGACAGGCAATCCGACAAACGGGAAAAGAAAGACGCAGGCAACGCCTGTGAAGAAGCTGACCAAGAAGCCTACCAACGCGGAATTGGGTGATTTGTCGAACAGTACCAGAACATCCACACCAGGGATTGCTCCAGGTGCGAACACTTGGGAGAAGCCTTTGAAAGCGGGTACAATTTCAGTTGTGAACAGCTTAACACCCGCTTTTGCGATATACAAGCCGGCAGCAAAAATAGCTGACTGTTCGAGGATAAAGACGATATATTCTTTGCCATCCGATAATTTGCTGACATAATCAGAACCAGCAACCAGTCCGGATACCAGCAAAAGCACAAGCATCGTCAAGGTCGTTGCAACATTGGGGTCGCGCAAAAAACTGATGCGGTCATTAATTTTTACATTTTCGGTGTCATTTTCACGGTTGCCGAACACTTTCCCTAAATAGGTGCCCAGAATGTAAGAGGTCATGGAAGCATGAGCAATCGTATAATCATCCGATTTAATAATGTTTTTGCTGGCATTTCGGAGTAGGTAAGGAAACACCGCCATATAGCTCCCAATGACCAATGAACCGACGATGATCGTAGTCAGCGAACTGAGACCTAGACCTTTCATAACGGCTGTAGCGGCAAAGCTCATAAACAAAATCAAGTGAAGAGACAAATAAATGTACTTGAACTTGGTCAGACGTGCAAGCACGATGTTAAGGATCATGGAAAAGAGCAGAATGAGCGCAGCATCCGCCCCGATCTGATCAATGGTCAGTGCCATAATGGCTTCATTGCTGGGTACGACACCTTTAAGGTTGAACGCATAAGAAAAAATTTGGCTGAAGTTAGTGAGAACGCCTCCTAAAATGCCGCCGCCGACCTTGATCATGGTGAAGCCCATGAAAGAAAGGGTAGTTCCCGTAATGATTTCTGATACTTTCTTCCTCTGGAATATAAGGCCGAGTAATGTCACAATCGCGATAATGATGGATGGCTCCCTGATAATGCTCATAAACATTTCCATAGTGATCTCCGACTTTCTTTTATTATTTTCCATTCTTACTAAATCGATTTAGTAATACTCGAAAAAAATTTCCCTTCCGGGAATGTAAAAAGAAGCAGAATCATTTCCTTGTGAATTAAATCACAAATTACTCCATACATTATTCGCTTAAGCTCCATTCCTCCCCTCTCTTCAATCACCATCATCACTAAATTCAGGACAACCATAAATGAAAGGGTATTCATGACTCGAATCATAAGATCATTATAGCTCTTTATTTTCTTTTTACAATAGAATTCATAAAAACGTTTTCAAAAAAAAAAGAAAAGGACTTATTCAAACATTCAGTTCAGCTTTAGGACCGATTCTCTGTGGTTGATGACCGGATTCATACGGATGATTTCTGACAGCTCCTCATGATCCTGTTCTTTTTGATCAATTTTCTCCAGCAGTAGCCTGGCACTCCTTTTCCCCATTTCAAAACTCGGCTGGGAAACGGTTGTGATCGGCGGATTATAAAAAGACGCAAAGGATACATCATCTATGCCAATCAAGGAAAAGTCATTAGGTATGGTCAGATGATTATTTTTGGCAAAGATCAGCACCTGCT
The Paenibacillus peoriae DNA segment above includes these coding regions:
- a CDS encoding PTS ascorbate transporter subunit IIC is translated as MEMFMSIIREPSIIIAIVTLLGLIFQRKKVSEIITGTTLSFMGFTMIKVGGGILGGVLTNFSQIFSYAFNLKGVVPSNEAIMALTIDQIGADAALILLFSMILNIVLARLTKFKYIYLSLHLILFMSFAATAVMKGLGLSSLTTIIVGSLVIGSYMAVFPYLLRNASKNIIKSDDYTIAHASMTSYILGTYLGKVFGNRENDTENVKINDRISFLRDPNVATTLTMLVLLLVSGLVAGSDYVSKLSDGKEYIVFILEQSAIFAAGLYIAKAGVKLFTTEIVPAFKGFSQVFAPGAIPGVDVLVLFDKSPNSALVGFLVSFFTGVACVFLFPFVGLPVIVPGIMACFLAGGAAAIFGNSSGGFRGAVISSCLNGFLLCLLPALTLPLFSFLGAEGVTFADPDFTTLSGVLWLIFRWF